One genomic window of Muntiacus reevesi chromosome 4, mMunRee1.1, whole genome shotgun sequence includes the following:
- the LOC136167712 gene encoding olfactory receptor 5M5-like: MLKENYTEVTEFILLGLTDLADLQSGLFVVFLVIYLITVIGNVGMILLIRTDTNLHTPMYFFLSHLSFVDLCYATTVTPQMLVHFLSKRKTISFLGCFIQFHFFIALVIADYYMLTVMAYDRYVAICKPLLYGSKMSRGVCISLVAAPYIYGFANGLTQTILMLRLTFCGPNEINHFYCADPPLLVLACSDTNFNETAMFVGAGFNLTCSLTIILISYIFIFTAILRIRSAEGRRKAFSTCGSHLTAVTVFYGTLFCMYLRPPSETSVEQGKIVSVFYIFVSPMLNPLIYSLRNKDVKNAVRRMIQRKFFAK, translated from the coding sequence ATGTTAAAGGAAAACTACACAGAAGTGACTGAGTTTATTCTCCTGGGACTGACAGATTTAGCTGACTTGCAGTCTGGCCTCTTTGTGGTCTTCCTAGTCATCTACCTAATCACAGTCATCGGAAATGTGGGCATGATTTTGTTAATCAGAACTGACACAAATCTTCACACtccaatgtacttcttcctcagccacctctcctttGTAGATCTCTGTTATGCCACCACTGTCACTCCTCAGATGCTGGTTCACTTCTTATCCAAGAGAAAAACCATTTCCTTCCTTGGCTGCTTTATACAGTTCCACTTTTTCATTGCTCTGGTGATTGCAGATTATTATATGCTCACAGTGATGGCTTAtgatcgctatgtggccatctgcaaacccttgTTATATGGCAGTAAAATGTCCCGAGGTGTCTGCATCTCTCTTGTTGCTGCTCCTTACATTTATGGCTTTGCAAATGGTCTTACCCAGACCATCCTGATGCTCCGTCTCACCTTCTGTGGACCCAATGAAATCAACCACTTTTACTGTGCGGACCCACCTCTCTTAGTCCTGGCTTGCTCAGATACTAATTTCAATGAGACTGCCATGTTCGTGGGAGCTGGTTTCAACCTCACATGTTCTCTCACCATCATCCTCATCTCCTACATTTTCATCTTCACGGCTATTCTGCGTATCCGCTCTGCAGAAGGGAGACGAAAAGCCTTCTCTACCTGTGGGTCCCATCTGACAGCTGTCACTGTCTTTTATGGGACACTGTTCTGCATGTACCTGAGGCCTCCTTCTGAGACATCTGTAGAACAGGGCAAAATTGTATCTGTTTTTTATATCTTTGTGAGtcctatgctaaatcctttgatcTATAGCCTTCGGAACAAAGATGTTAAAAACGCAGTAAGGAGAATGATACAAAGGAAATTTTTTGCCAAATAG